From Brochothrix thermosphacta DSM 20171 = FSL F6-1036, a single genomic window includes:
- the citZ gene encoding citrate synthase, with protein sequence MSEIIRGLEGVIANQTKISSIIDDRLTYVGYDIGDLAENASFEEVIYLLWYYRLPNQRELSIFKEHLNREMKLGHSIIASLAVIAHKQVHPMSVMRTMVSMLGVYDTDSEGDSNLSNYSKAMKLVAKMPALVAAYSRMRKDEVPIEPREDLSLAGNFLYMFSGEEPSELHEKAMNRALVLHAEHEMNASTFSARVCVATLSDFYSGVTAAIGSLKGALHGGANEQVMVMLAEIGDVKNVEAYLDNKLAKKEKIMGFGHRVYESGDPRAKYLRDMCEELTSVTGETKWYDISVAVEKYVLEKKGLKPNVDFYSATVYHCMGIDKDLFTPIFTVSRIAGWSAHIIEQYEDNRLIRPRAEYIGQIGNTYIPVNER encoded by the coding sequence ATGAGCGAAATTATTCGTGGTTTAGAGGGCGTTATAGCCAACCAAACAAAGATCAGTTCAATTATTGATGACCGCTTAACTTATGTGGGTTACGATATTGGGGATTTAGCTGAAAATGCATCATTTGAAGAAGTTATTTATCTATTGTGGTACTATCGTTTACCAAACCAACGTGAGTTATCAATTTTTAAAGAACATTTGAATAGAGAGATGAAATTAGGTCATTCCATTATTGCAAGTCTTGCCGTTATTGCACATAAGCAAGTGCATCCAATGAGTGTTATGCGCACGATGGTTTCAATGTTAGGCGTATACGATACTGATTCTGAGGGGGATTCAAATCTTTCTAATTATTCGAAAGCCATGAAACTAGTAGCGAAGATGCCAGCTCTTGTAGCTGCTTATTCACGTATGCGTAAAGATGAAGTACCGATTGAACCACGTGAAGATTTGAGCTTAGCTGGAAACTTTTTATACATGTTCTCTGGTGAAGAACCAAGTGAGTTGCATGAAAAAGCAATGAATCGAGCATTAGTGTTGCACGCAGAGCATGAAATGAATGCTTCTACCTTCTCAGCACGCGTATGTGTCGCGACTTTATCTGATTTTTATTCAGGCGTTACAGCGGCGATTGGCTCATTAAAAGGTGCTTTACATGGTGGCGCTAATGAGCAAGTAATGGTCATGTTAGCTGAAATTGGCGATGTGAAAAATGTCGAAGCGTATCTTGATAATAAATTAGCTAAAAAAGAAAAAATTATGGGTTTTGGACATCGCGTTTATGAATCAGGTGATCCGCGTGCTAAGTATCTTCGCGATATGTGTGAGGAACTGACAAGTGTCACAGGTGAAACTAAATGGTATGACATTAGTGTTGCCGTTGAAAAATATGTGCTTGAGAAAAAAGGACTCAAACCTAATGTCGATTTTTATTCGGCAACAGTATACCACTGTATGGGAATTGATAAAGACTTATTCACACCCATATTTACTGTTAGTCGTATTGCAGGATGGTCTGCACATATCATTGAACAATATGAGGATAATCGCTTAATTCGTCCACGTGCAGAATACATAGGGCAAATTGGTAATACTTATATTCCAGTAAACGAACGTTAA
- the accD gene encoding acetyl-CoA carboxylase, carboxyltransferase subunit beta, translated as MTSNSEAAAKDIPEGIMKKCPGCQKIMYAKEIEKNEMVCLHCGHHHTIKAHARIQNLVDEGTFVEIDTEVTTTNALDFPGYMEKIKSDKEKSGLNEAVVTGYGEIEGNGCMLAVMDSSFRMGSMGSVVGEKITRAIEAAEKRQVPVIIFTASGGARMQEGMLSLMQMAKTSAALERLSAAGGLSIIVMTYPTTGGVSASFASLGDFNFAEPAALIGFAGRRVIEQTVREKLPKDFQTAEFLLKTGQLDAVIPRLELREKLGFLVSFHTKAGDK; from the coding sequence ATGACGTCGAACAGCGAAGCTGCGGCTAAAGATATTCCAGAAGGCATTATGAAAAAATGTCCTGGGTGCCAAAAAATAATGTACGCTAAAGAAATTGAGAAAAACGAAATGGTCTGTCTTCATTGTGGGCATCATCATACAATTAAGGCACATGCACGTATTCAAAATTTAGTAGATGAAGGTACCTTTGTTGAAATTGATACGGAAGTGACAACAACTAATGCGTTGGATTTTCCTGGTTACATGGAAAAAATCAAAAGTGATAAAGAAAAATCAGGGCTAAATGAAGCTGTTGTAACAGGTTATGGTGAAATAGAAGGTAATGGTTGTATGCTAGCAGTAATGGACTCTTCTTTCCGTATGGGAAGTATGGGGAGTGTCGTTGGTGAAAAAATCACACGCGCTATCGAAGCTGCTGAGAAACGTCAGGTGCCAGTGATTATATTTACAGCATCAGGTGGTGCGCGTATGCAAGAAGGTATGTTGTCATTGATGCAAATGGCAAAAACATCTGCAGCACTAGAACGCTTAAGCGCCGCTGGTGGTTTATCAATCATTGTCATGACTTATCCAACGACAGGTGGTGTTTCAGCAAGTTTTGCCTCTTTAGGTGATTTTAACTTTGCCGAACCAGCCGCTCTTATTGGTTTTGCCGGACGCCGTGTTATTGAACAAACAGTAAGAGAAAAACTGCCTAAAGATTTCCAAACAGCTGAATTCTTGTTAAAAACAGGACAATTAGATGCTGTTATTCCACGTTTAGAGTTACGTGAAAAATTGGGATTCTTGGTATCATTCCATACGAAAGCGGGTGATAAATAA
- the icd gene encoding NADP-dependent isocitrate dehydrogenase, which produces MTAASVKMTEKGLQVPNEVIVPYIEGDGIGPDIWKASKRVITTALKQAYGSERTIAWQEILAGEKAFNATGEWLPTETVTAIKEHLVALKGPLTTPIGGGIRSLNVALRQQLDLYVCLRPVTYMAGVPSPLKKPENTDIVVFRENTEDIYAGIEFDVNTPENHKLRDFLINELAVKTIRFPDTAAFAVKPVSEEGSERLIRAAIDYALAHKRPSVTLIHKGNIMKFTEGGFKRWGYELAEREYGDVVFTWPQYEAIQAAEGFEAAEKALSDASSAGKLIVKDIITDNFLQQIVLRPEQFDVVATMNLNGDYVSDALAAQVGGIGLSPGANINYLTGHAIFEATHGTAPTFANQDRANPSAMLLSAVMLLEHLGWNEAATLILNALESTISQQIVTEDLAQLIDVTAVSTSAFADALEAAITK; this is translated from the coding sequence ATGACAGCAGCATCTGTGAAAATGACAGAAAAAGGACTCCAGGTACCTAATGAAGTGATTGTGCCTTACATCGAAGGTGATGGTATTGGACCAGATATATGGAAAGCCAGTAAACGTGTAATTACAACTGCTTTAAAACAAGCATATGGTTCAGAGCGTACCATTGCATGGCAAGAAATTTTAGCAGGAGAAAAAGCGTTTAATGCAACTGGAGAATGGTTGCCGACAGAAACGGTGACAGCAATTAAAGAGCACCTTGTTGCTTTGAAAGGGCCGTTAACAACACCGATTGGTGGTGGGATACGCTCGCTAAATGTTGCGCTGCGTCAACAGTTAGATTTGTATGTCTGTTTAAGACCAGTCACCTATATGGCTGGTGTCCCTTCACCCTTAAAGAAACCTGAAAATACGGACATTGTTGTTTTCCGTGAAAACACAGAGGATATTTATGCCGGGATTGAATTTGATGTGAATACACCAGAAAATCATAAGTTACGTGATTTTTTAATCAATGAATTAGCTGTAAAAACAATTCGTTTTCCAGATACAGCGGCCTTTGCAGTGAAGCCTGTTTCAGAAGAAGGGTCAGAACGTTTAATTAGAGCTGCGATTGACTATGCTCTTGCACATAAGCGTCCATCGGTAACACTTATACATAAAGGTAACATCATGAAATTTACTGAGGGCGGTTTTAAACGTTGGGGATATGAGTTAGCTGAGCGTGAGTACGGTGATGTTGTTTTCACTTGGCCTCAATATGAAGCAATCCAAGCAGCAGAAGGATTTGAAGCAGCTGAAAAAGCGTTGTCAGATGCTTCATCTGCTGGGAAATTAATTGTAAAAGATATTATTACAGATAACTTTTTACAACAAATTGTCTTACGACCAGAACAATTTGATGTTGTTGCTACGATGAATCTTAATGGAGATTATGTTTCTGATGCGTTAGCAGCTCAAGTTGGTGGTATTGGTTTATCACCTGGTGCAAACATTAATTATTTAACAGGTCATGCTATTTTTGAAGCGACGCATGGTACAGCACCAACCTTTGCGAATCAAGACCGTGCGAACCCAAGTGCGATGTTATTATCAGCAGTGATGCTGTTAGAACATTTGGGGTGGAATGAGGCGGCAACATTAATTTTGAATGCGTTGGAATCAACGATTTCACAACAAATAGTCACAGAAGATTTAGCGCAGCTCATTGATGTTACTGCTGTTTCGACTTCGGCATTTGCAGATGCATTAGAAGCAGCTATTACAAAGTAA
- a CDS encoding DUF441 domain-containing protein gives MFTQAFLFLSCILVIAIVAKNQSLLIATVVVMLLKLFLDGTKIMSFIQSKGIHWGVTIITIAILIPIATGQIGFKDLYEAFKTPIGWVALGSGIVVAMLSARGIKLMGTDPQVTVALVMGTILGVVFLKGVAAGPVIASGMTYLVMQCVTYFVK, from the coding sequence ATGTTCACACAAGCATTTTTATTTTTAAGTTGTATTCTTGTCATTGCAATCGTCGCAAAAAATCAGTCACTATTGATTGCTACCGTTGTTGTTATGCTGTTGAAATTGTTTTTAGATGGTACAAAAATAATGAGTTTTATTCAATCAAAGGGCATTCATTGGGGTGTTACAATCATAACAATAGCGATCCTGATTCCGATTGCAACGGGACAAATAGGATTTAAAGATCTTTATGAGGCATTTAAAACACCGATTGGTTGGGTAGCTTTAGGTTCAGGTATTGTTGTCGCGATGCTAAGCGCACGGGGGATAAAATTGATGGGTACTGATCCACAAGTGACAGTTGCGCTTGTTATGGGAACTATTTTAGGTGTTGTCTTTCTTAAAGGTGTTGCCGCAGGACCTGTTATTGCAAGTGGTATGACCTACCTGGTTATGCAATGTGTAACCTACTTTGTTAAGTAA
- the accA gene encoding acetyl-CoA carboxylase carboxyl transferase subunit alpha — MGADLQFEKPILELRNKIIELKNYTKETNIDLSAEINKLEERLSRLETEVYSDMGSWDRVQVARHPERPTTLDYIPLLFTDFMELHGDRRFGDDAAIVGGIARYKGMPVTVIGHQRGKDTKENLARNFGMPHPEGYRKALRLMDQANKFKRPIITFIDTKGAYPGKAAEERGQSEAIARNLFEMASYEVPIICIVIGEGGSGGALGISVGNRILMLENSTYSVISPESGAVILWKDATLAKKAAEAMHITSPELLKLGIIDEVIEEVKGGAHHNATQQAIMIDTMLDRHLKELLTMDGPSLREDRYQQLRKIGKYTEN, encoded by the coding sequence ATGGGAGCAGATTTACAATTTGAAAAACCAATTTTAGAATTGCGTAATAAGATTATCGAATTGAAGAATTATACCAAAGAAACTAATATTGATTTATCAGCCGAAATAAATAAATTAGAAGAGCGTCTTTCAAGATTAGAGACTGAAGTATATAGTGATATGGGTTCATGGGATCGTGTACAAGTTGCGCGACATCCTGAACGTCCAACCACATTAGATTATATTCCATTGTTATTTACTGATTTTATGGAATTGCATGGGGACCGTCGTTTTGGTGATGACGCAGCTATTGTTGGAGGTATTGCGCGTTATAAAGGCATGCCAGTAACAGTTATTGGTCATCAACGTGGTAAAGATACGAAAGAAAATTTAGCGCGTAATTTTGGTATGCCTCATCCAGAAGGTTACCGTAAAGCATTACGTTTAATGGATCAGGCGAATAAGTTTAAACGCCCAATCATTACGTTTATTGATACGAAAGGTGCTTATCCAGGTAAAGCTGCGGAAGAACGTGGTCAAAGTGAAGCGATTGCACGCAACCTTTTTGAAATGGCAAGCTATGAAGTCCCAATTATTTGTATTGTTATTGGTGAAGGCGGAAGTGGTGGTGCCTTAGGTATTAGTGTAGGTAACCGTATATTGATGTTGGAAAACAGCACGTATTCTGTTATCTCACCAGAAAGTGGCGCGGTTATTTTATGGAAAGATGCCACGCTTGCTAAAAAAGCAGCGGAAGCAATGCATATTACTTCCCCGGAATTATTAAAATTGGGCATCATTGATGAAGTGATTGAAGAAGTAAAAGGTGGTGCGCATCATAATGCAACGCAACAAGCAATTATGATAGACACGATGCTTGATCGTCATCTAAAAGAATTGTTAACGATGGATGGTCCAAGTTTGCGAGAAGACCGTTATCAACAACTGCGCAAGATTGGCAAGTATACAGAGAATTAA
- the dnaE gene encoding DNA polymerase III subunit alpha: protein MTTYTHLQVATAFDLLSSTLKIDELVTEAKKAGFQSLAMTNHNQLYGAMRFQQACKENGIKAIYGMTIDVESTLGESDSYPVIVLAKNTEGYHELMKLTSALQTEERTFLPKNWFDAYSKNIVIILPVENGEITNLLPEQRSILLESYPNAYLGVSQPDSNITAWAFNETERTVVISDVRYLYPADVKSMSVLKAIRDNEIIDWETLPTEGEQYLISPIELEKRWFTEPMRAALKRTNEIAASTDVNIELHQKLLPKYVTPEGKTAANYLHELAYKGLAERFENPSAIYQERLSYELKIISEMGFDDYFLIVWDLMFYAQSKGILTGPGRGSAAGSLVSYVLKITDVDPIAYRLLFERFLNPERVSMPDIDLDFPDNRRDELITYTVEKYGVQHVAQIGTFGTLAAKAAIRDTARVFGLNRVELSEWSNLLPAQVGLTLKGAEAESKALVRHIKMSKRNEEIWRIATTIEGLPRHMSTHAAGVIISDAPLIDYVPLQQGSGDALLTQYPMGDIEAIGLLKMDYLGLRNLTMLATIIKAVRFENPAFDIEKISLNDADTLKLFQAGDTNGVFQFESPGIRRVLQRLIPTSFEDVVAVNALYRPGPMEQISTFIARKHGKEKVTYTHPALEAILEPTYGVIVYQEQIMQIASALAGFSLGEADMLRRAVSKKKAEVLQEQREHFIAGAQKQQVDEKIAEDVYDLIVRFANYGFNRSHSVAYAKIAFQLAYLKAHYPAAFYSALMTSVSGDDNKIETYIAESRQRDIKLLPPSVNASFSFFSNENGSIRYALSSIKKVGAQTVRFIVEERKTAGKYTDFFDFCRRLPAKVTTQPILEALILAGACDEWGKTRTTLLASIEAALNLAELSRKGDSPVDLFGDLGGGKLALKPKYTEMEEMPAVDRLTQEKEYLGTYLSEHPLTSYPHQLKQALTQTIMQVPQDKAANFGVYIHRLKETRTKNGELMCFLTVSDASMEISAVAFPNAYRNMKGKIAENQAVILNGKVSTRQNKKQLIVNDMTVLDENDQQYAPKPKLYLNSEADQIDEIKLLLESSPGSTEVIVVQKSTRQALKLNDNYHVTLTDRLADGLTALLTERGWVLK from the coding sequence ATGACGACATATACACATTTACAAGTGGCGACAGCTTTTGATTTGCTATCGAGCACTTTAAAAATAGACGAGTTGGTGACAGAAGCTAAAAAAGCAGGGTTTCAGTCATTGGCAATGACAAACCATAATCAACTGTATGGTGCGATGCGCTTCCAACAAGCTTGTAAAGAAAACGGAATAAAAGCAATCTATGGGATGACGATTGATGTAGAAAGTACACTAGGAGAGTCGGACAGTTACCCTGTCATTGTACTAGCAAAAAATACAGAGGGTTATCATGAACTGATGAAGTTGACGAGTGCTTTACAAACGGAAGAACGAACATTTTTACCTAAAAATTGGTTTGATGCGTATTCAAAAAATATTGTGATTATTTTACCTGTTGAAAATGGGGAAATAACAAATCTGTTGCCAGAACAGCGCAGTATTTTGCTTGAAAGTTATCCAAATGCTTATTTGGGAGTGAGCCAACCTGATTCCAATATAACTGCTTGGGCTTTTAATGAAACGGAGCGTACCGTAGTAATCAGTGACGTACGTTATCTTTATCCAGCTGATGTTAAGAGTATGTCTGTGCTAAAGGCCATCCGTGACAATGAGATTATTGATTGGGAAACATTACCAACAGAAGGTGAACAGTATCTAATCAGCCCAATCGAGCTAGAAAAACGCTGGTTTACCGAACCAATGCGTGCTGCATTAAAGCGAACAAATGAAATAGCTGCATCAACAGATGTAAACATTGAGTTGCATCAAAAGCTGTTACCTAAATATGTTACGCCTGAAGGAAAAACGGCAGCTAATTATCTGCATGAACTGGCGTATAAAGGTTTGGCAGAAAGATTTGAAAACCCGAGTGCAATTTATCAAGAGCGTCTTTCTTATGAATTGAAGATTATCTCTGAAATGGGTTTTGATGATTATTTTTTAATTGTTTGGGATTTGATGTTTTATGCCCAAAGCAAAGGTATCTTAACAGGGCCAGGGCGTGGATCAGCAGCAGGTTCATTAGTATCCTACGTGTTGAAAATTACAGATGTTGATCCGATTGCCTATCGTTTGTTATTCGAACGTTTTTTAAACCCGGAACGCGTTTCCATGCCTGATATTGATTTGGATTTTCCTGATAACCGTCGTGATGAACTCATCACTTATACAGTCGAAAAATACGGTGTGCAGCATGTTGCACAAATTGGTACATTTGGAACGTTGGCGGCTAAAGCTGCTATTCGTGATACGGCACGTGTATTTGGATTGAATCGTGTAGAATTAAGTGAGTGGTCTAATCTCTTGCCTGCACAGGTGGGGCTAACTTTAAAAGGTGCTGAAGCGGAATCGAAAGCACTTGTACGTCATATAAAGATGTCTAAACGTAATGAAGAAATATGGCGAATAGCGACAACAATCGAAGGATTACCAAGACATATGTCAACACATGCCGCAGGTGTGATAATTAGCGATGCTCCTTTGATTGATTATGTGCCTCTACAACAAGGGAGTGGTGATGCATTGCTTACACAATATCCAATGGGGGATATTGAAGCGATTGGTTTATTGAAAATGGATTATTTAGGCTTAAGAAATTTGACGATGTTGGCAACAATTATTAAAGCCGTTCGTTTTGAAAATCCGGCATTTGATATTGAGAAAATTTCTTTGAATGATGCAGACACTTTAAAACTCTTTCAAGCAGGCGATACAAACGGTGTTTTTCAATTTGAATCACCAGGTATTCGACGGGTACTTCAACGTCTAATTCCAACTTCTTTTGAAGATGTTGTAGCGGTTAATGCGTTATATCGTCCAGGTCCAATGGAGCAAATCAGCACATTTATTGCTCGTAAACATGGGAAAGAAAAGGTAACCTATACGCACCCAGCTTTAGAAGCGATTTTAGAACCCACTTATGGCGTCATTGTTTATCAAGAACAGATCATGCAAATTGCTTCAGCACTTGCTGGTTTTAGTTTGGGAGAAGCCGATATGTTACGTCGGGCAGTAAGTAAGAAAAAAGCTGAGGTACTACAAGAACAACGTGAACATTTTATAGCTGGTGCGCAAAAACAACAAGTGGATGAAAAAATAGCAGAGGATGTTTATGATTTAATCGTCCGTTTTGCCAATTATGGTTTTAACCGTTCTCACTCTGTTGCTTATGCAAAAATTGCTTTCCAACTTGCCTACCTCAAGGCACATTATCCTGCTGCTTTTTATTCAGCGTTAATGACATCTGTTTCAGGTGATGATAATAAAATTGAGACTTATATTGCTGAAAGTCGTCAACGTGATATAAAACTGTTGCCGCCATCTGTCAATGCGAGTTTTAGTTTCTTCAGTAATGAAAATGGCAGCATTCGATACGCACTATCCAGCATAAAAAAAGTTGGGGCACAAACAGTTAGATTTATTGTCGAAGAGCGTAAAACAGCGGGTAAATATACAGATTTCTTTGATTTTTGTCGCCGCCTACCGGCGAAAGTAACAACACAACCAATTTTAGAAGCTTTAATATTAGCAGGTGCATGTGATGAATGGGGCAAAACCAGAACGACATTATTGGCCTCAATTGAAGCGGCTTTAAATCTAGCAGAATTAAGTCGTAAGGGTGATTCCCCAGTTGATTTATTCGGTGATTTGGGCGGTGGTAAATTGGCCTTGAAACCAAAATATACTGAGATGGAAGAAATGCCAGCAGTTGATCGTTTAACACAAGAAAAAGAGTATTTAGGCACCTATCTTTCAGAGCATCCATTAACAAGTTATCCACATCAACTTAAACAGGCTTTGACCCAGACTATTATGCAAGTTCCTCAAGATAAAGCGGCTAATTTTGGAGTGTACATTCATCGCTTAAAAGAAACGCGTACTAAGAACGGGGAATTGATGTGTTTTTTAACTGTAAGTGATGCGAGTATGGAGATTTCAGCCGTAGCTTTTCCGAACGCTTATCGTAATATGAAAGGGAAAATTGCTGAAAATCAAGCGGTGATTTTAAATGGTAAAGTAAGTACTCGTCAAAATAAAAAACAATTAATTGTCAATGATATGACAGTGTTAGATGAAAATGATCAGCAATACGCACCAAAACCTAAACTCTATTTAAATAGTGAAGCCGATCAAATTGATGAAATTAAACTGTTATTAGAGAGTTCTCCGGGAAGTACAGAAGTGATTGTTGTTCAAAAGAGTACTCGTCAAGCGTTAAAATTGAATGATAATTATCATGTAACACTTACCGACCGTTTAGCAGATGGATTGACGGCGTTGTTGACAGAGCGTGGCTGGGTGTTAAAATAG
- the pfkA gene encoding 6-phosphofructokinase, whose product MKRIAVLTSGGDAPGMNAAVRAVVRKGIYEGLEVFGVKYGFRGLVNGDIKELKLGDVGDYIQRGGTFLHSARYPEFASEEGQLKAIEQLEKFGIEALVVIGGDGSYHGAEALTKRGFNAIGLPGTIDNDISGTDFTIGFDTACNTALDAIDRIRDTASSHDRTFIIEVMGRNCGDIALYAGIAGGADVIVVPEEEFNIEKIVEQLNVRRARGKAHSIIVLAEGVMSGPAFAAELDKHGDFDSRASVLGHIQRGGNPTVADRVLASRLGGRAVELLLEGKGGLAVGIVANQIVENDITDVLKNKSQIDHRLFELSKELSI is encoded by the coding sequence ATGAAACGAATAGCAGTTCTAACGAGTGGTGGGGACGCTCCAGGTATGAATGCAGCAGTCCGCGCAGTCGTTCGTAAAGGAATTTATGAAGGATTGGAAGTCTTTGGTGTAAAATATGGTTTCCGTGGGTTAGTTAATGGAGATATTAAAGAATTAAAACTAGGTGATGTAGGTGACTATATTCAACGTGGTGGTACGTTCTTACACTCTGCACGTTATCCAGAATTCGCTTCTGAAGAAGGTCAATTAAAAGCTATTGAACAACTTGAAAAATTCGGTATCGAGGCGCTAGTTGTTATCGGTGGTGATGGTTCATATCACGGAGCTGAGGCTCTAACAAAACGTGGTTTTAATGCGATTGGTTTACCAGGAACAATCGATAATGATATTTCAGGAACTGATTTTACAATTGGTTTTGATACAGCTTGTAATACTGCTTTAGATGCAATTGACCGTATTCGTGATACAGCATCATCTCATGATCGTACATTTATTATTGAAGTTATGGGTCGTAACTGTGGAGATATCGCTTTGTATGCTGGTATTGCAGGTGGTGCGGATGTGATTGTTGTACCTGAAGAAGAATTTAACATTGAAAAAATTGTCGAACAACTTAATGTGCGTCGTGCACGTGGTAAAGCGCACAGTATTATCGTTTTAGCTGAAGGCGTAATGTCTGGTCCTGCATTTGCCGCAGAACTTGATAAACACGGTGATTTTGATAGTCGTGCATCAGTTTTAGGTCATATTCAACGTGGTGGTAACCCAACTGTAGCTGATCGTGTATTAGCTAGTCGTTTAGGTGGGCGTGCTGTTGAATTATTATTAGAAGGCAAAGGCGGTTTAGCAGTCGGTATCGTTGCAAACCAAATTGTTGAAAATGACATTACAGATGTCTTGAAAAACAAAAGTCAAATCGATCATCGTCTCTTTGAACTCTCAAAAGAGTTATCAATCTAA
- a CDS encoding FxsA family protein, whose protein sequence is MKKLLGYWCLYVIAEIGAYMVVGHYLSFGRIFLLELISTAIGVVVIIIQWQSLRLFITQVQKLDGVSTKIADKLALFIAGILLVVPGFITTIIGLLLLLPFVRKLILPMITAKGSNVIQTKFKVTTFGQQTTRKEKTFDYEEK, encoded by the coding sequence ATGAAAAAACTCTTGGGCTATTGGTGCCTTTATGTCATTGCAGAAATTGGTGCCTATATGGTTGTGGGGCATTATCTATCATTCGGACGAATCTTTTTACTCGAATTGATATCAACAGCAATTGGCGTTGTGGTAATCATTATCCAATGGCAATCGTTAAGACTTTTTATTACACAAGTACAAAAATTAGATGGCGTAAGCACCAAAATCGCAGATAAGTTAGCATTATTTATTGCAGGTATCCTCTTAGTTGTACCAGGCTTTATTACAACAATTATTGGTTTATTATTGCTATTACCATTTGTTCGTAAATTAATTTTGCCAATGATTACAGCAAAAGGGAGTAACGTTATTCAAACTAAATTTAAAGTAACGACTTTTGGTCAACAAACAACGCGTAAAGAAAAAACATTTGATTATGAAGAAAAATAA